Below is a genomic region from Macaca thibetana thibetana isolate TM-01 chromosome 1, ASM2454274v1, whole genome shotgun sequence.
GCTTTCGGGGGCCAGAGACACGAGAGCAACAGGCCCCCTTGCAGAGGGCAAAGGGACGTGGAACCCGAAACCAGGCTACAGTCGGCCTGAGTGTGACTCCTGTGCGGACGGGACTATCCGCCTCGCGCTCTGTTGCAGGCTCAACGTGGGGCTATGTCATCTGTGGACCATGTGGATGAAAAACGGACAACCACGCGAGTCTCGGCTTGTTGCTCTCTCGGGAAATCGCCCATTCCTTGGGAGGCGGAATTTGTCTGAATTGCTCCGGGATGAAGGGACCCAGGCTGGCGATCCGGGGGGCCAGTGGGCGCCCTGCCGGCCAACGGGGCTGTGGGCCGAGCCCTTAGCCCGCACTGGGCACCCAACATTTTCCCGGAGTGCTGGGTCCTGCTGGTCCTGGAGGCAGAAGACCgtttttctctctgccttccttcctctatCCCtgttgcctccctccctctttccctccgtccctccctcagttccttccttcctccctcgcTCCCTTTATCCTTCCATCCCTTCCCTCCAAGGTCCCTCCGTCCATCCGTTCTTTCCTCCCTCCAtcgctccctccctctctgtctccgtTCCGCTACCCATCTCTGCCTGCGTTGCCTCCGGCTAGAAAGGGCAGCACCCGGGTTTGCGCGGGGTCTAGGGTCTGCGTTTAGCTGTCAGGCGCTCCAAGGTGATGCACCGGCAGGCGAGTCAAGGTGGCggggggaggcagaggtggcgaGACGGGGAAAGGAGAGCAGGCCTGGCGGCTGTCTGGGCCAGTGTTTCCTGGGATGGAGGTCTCCGCCCACCCCACTGAAGAacgtgggtggggggtgggggaagggatgaGAGCTCCACCCACCCCACTGAAGAAcgtgggtggggggtggtggaAGGGATGAGAGCTCCGCCGGGGCTGGTGGGAAAACCCAGCCGGCCGCCTGCAAACCCGCGCATGCGCAGTAGACAGTCCACCTCCCGGTACCTGGGCGGGCTCCGGGATCCCCGGGATGCTCAAGAAAGAATGACAGCCGTGCTCTGTGTGGAGTCTCTCACCGGACCTGGAACTCAGGGATCCGGGCCAGGTCAGCTGGAAGGGAAGACACGCCTCTCCACACCCAGCCAGGTGCTCACCGCGAAAGGGAGGCCACCGCCCCGCCCCCGATCCCGTCCCCAACCCCGCGTCCTAAAGCTCCTCCAGCAGAGCCCGGTACTCCTCCTCGCTAAGGAGTAGCGGTTCCAGCAAAGCGGGCTCTCCCACGTCCTGCAGCTCCGTCGGGGCCTCCGTTTCTAGCAAAGGTTGCCCCTGCTGCAGAAACTCGGGGGTCTCCAGGAGCTCATCCAGCAGGCTGCAGGGGAGTGCAGACGAGCGCCCAGGCTCCTGGAGCGGCGGGGAGGGCGCCCGGATGACTTGCATGTGCTCCTGCCCCGCGGAGGCCATCGGGGGCGCGGgccccagaggtggagctgccccGACTTGGGGCTCCCACGCCGCCCCGGCGACCTGGggcccctggccccagccccaccacgGACTCCCCTGGGACGTGGGCGGCGCCAGCACACCCTGGCCCTGCGGCTCAGCTCCAGCGGGCCCAGGCTGTCCCACCGAGCAAGGGCCCGGCAGGCTGTGGTGCTGCGCGTCCCGATCCCCCCGCCATTGGCTCGGGCGCGGAGGCCACCCCCGGGGAGTCTGAGGGTGGGAGAGCGCCCCTTCCGGAGTCGCCAGGGCAGCGTAGGAAAAATCCCAATCCCCGCCTGCCGGGGCAGGATGGGAGATCCCTGCTGCCTGCGCAGCCTGGCTGGGCTGCAGCGGGGCGACGGCCCCTGCTCCCTGGCCCACGAAAGCCCCCGGTGGGAGAGTCCAGGGCGCGCAGGGCACGTGGGGGGCGGGAAGCCCCCTTCCCCACGCCCTGGTGTAGGTGAAGGCGatagaggagggaggagggtgacACCCTCTGGGGTGTCAATAACCACAGTGGCCTCAAAGAgctcaaatgaaaggaagaattgCACGTCTCTCAGTTTAAGTCCAgaactagaaatgattaagcttagtgacgATGTAGaattttcatagctagagagaaatCAATGCTTGGCTTCAAAACTTGGAaggatgggccgggcacggtggctcacgcctgtaatcccagcactttgggaggccggggcgagaggatcacgaggtcaggagatcgagaccatcctggctaacacggtaaaaccccgtctctactaaaaataaaatttaaaaaaatagccgggcatggtggcgggcacctgtagtcccagctactcgggaggctgaggcaggagaatggcgtgaacccgggaggcggagcttgcagtgagctgagatcacgccactgcactccagcctgggtgacaagagtgaaactaacaaaaataaaaataaaaggaaggaaagaagagaaaaaaggaaaaaggttgCTGCTTATTGACAATTCACCTAGCTACCTAGAAGCTTAGATGTTGATGTACTTGGAAATTAATGTTATCTTCATGGCTGCTAATACAATATCTATACTTTAGCCTGTGAACCAAGGAGTggttttgactttcaagtcttattattaaataataaatgcattttgtaaaGGTACAGTGTCATAGTGATTTCTTTGATGAATCTGGATAAACTGAATTGAAAAACCTTttagaaaggattcaccattaATCCTTTAATGACATTTCAACCTCCTCTTGTGAATCACAAATGTCCTTAATCGTAATCCTTAAATGCCACTGAGGACATTTGTGATTGATGGGAGGAGGTTGAaacatcaacattaacaggagtttggaagaagttgattccagccctcatggatgactttgagggctCAGGATGTCAGTGGAGGAAGTTCCTGCAGATGCGGTAAAAATCGCAAGTCAACTAGAATTAGAGCCTTATGATGAGATGAAATTGCTGTAAACTCATGATGATACTTAAACAAATggggagttgcttcttatgggtAAGGAAAGAAGGTATTTTCTGGAGATGGAATCTGCTCCAGGTGgagatgctatgaacattgctGAAATGACAGTGAAGGATTTAGGATATTCCATAAACCTGGTTGATAAAGCAGCTGCAGGGTTTGAGAGGGCTGACTCCAGTTTTGAAGGAAGTTCTACTGTGGATGAAATGcaatcaaacagcatcacatgctacaggcaaatcttttgtgaaaggaacaGGGTATCAATGCAACAAAcctcattgtcttattttaagaaattgccacaggcACCCAACCTTCAGCAGCCCCTACCCTGAGCGGTCAGCAGCCATCAATACAGAGGCAATATCCCCACCAAGAAAAAGATTATGACCTGTTCAAGGCTCAGacatttgttagtattttttttttttagcaataaagtgttttttttttttgttttgttttgtttttttttgttttgtttttgagacggagtctggctctgtcgcccaggctggagtgcagtggccggatctcagctcactgcaagctccgcctcccgggttcacaccattctcctggctcagcctcccgagtagctgggactacaggcgcccgccacctcgcccggctagttttttttttttttgtattttagtagagacggggtttcaccgtgttagccaggatggtctcgatctcctgacctcgtgatccgcccgtctcggcctcccaaagtgctgggattacaggcttgagccaccgcgcctggccgcataaagtgtttttaattaaggtatgcaCATACAGTTTTTAGACATAAGGCTATTAACATACTCATTAGACTACAGTATAGTTTAAACATAACctttatatgcactggaaaacaaaaaaaattgtatgactAACTTCATTGCAACATTTGTCTtcttgcagtggtctggaaccaagTCCACAATACTTCTGAGGTGTGCttgtaggttttttgttgttttacgttttgagatgaggtctcactctgtcaccaaggctagagtgcagtggcatgatcatagctcactgcagtctcgaattcctgaggccaagtgatcctcccatcacagcctcctgagtagctgggactacaggcatgcaacactgcacctggctaatttttatttgtagagatggggtttcactgttgcccaggctggtcttaaactccagggctcaagcaatcctcccaccttggcctcccaaagtgctgagattacaggcatgagccaccacacccaggttatctgtagtttttaaaacaaaaatatactttaaaagttaaaatatatttttacaaatgtatatatcTACCATAATAGTATCACACAGAATGGTTTTACTGCTGTAAAGATTCTTGGCGCTCTGTGTATCCGTCTCTTCCTTCCCCTTGGTTcatggcaaccactgatctttctaCTGTTCCCATAGTTTCACcgtttccagaatgtcatataattggaatcgaACAGTACGTAGCCTTTTCGGATTGGCTTCTTCTCCTAGCAATacgcatttaagtttcctccttgtatttttttgtggcttGATAAATCATCTCCTGTTAGCAGTGAGTAACATCCCATTGCCGTTATACTTTTGTCAAGATTCAGAACGTACAACGTGAAGAGTAAACGTGAATGTGCTCTGTAAGCTTTGAGCGATAATGAAGGGTCCAGGTAGGTCCTGGTTGTCACAGGTGCGCTGTGTGAGGCAGGAAGCTGTCGTGGGGAGGCTGTGTGTGGGGAAGGGGACACAGGGGAAGTCTGTACTCTCTGCTCTGTTTAGCTGTGAACCTGcacttctctaaaaaataaagtttatttattaaaactaaaaaacattaaaaaattaaaaattacaatatgtCATATACTTTCCAAATCAcaagacagagacaaagacataataaaacaaaatgtagaaaacaacAAACATAGGAATAAAACATCAGTGACAGAAGGCAGAAGACAGAAAAGCAGAGCCAAACACATTATGTAATTATTAGCTATATTCGTTTATGCTAACTTATATTgatttaacatattaattttcaCTAAATGGCATTAAGGAGGTTTGAGGAATTTGCTCATCACCTTCTGGATGACAGGACTCAATAATATTAACTCACTAATTtgctgtaaattattttaaaatatgctcacATTTCAATACAAATTCCATGAAGAATATTTTGGAACAAGAAAATGTGATTTCAAATTCATCTGACGAACAAATACACACTGAgagcaaatattacaaaataaatctgTAAGATATTTAAGGTCATtataacttttcaaaattaaacatttgatatggcacaaaaatagacatataaaagaaagagaattaaaaacacagaaattttgTGTAATTTTGTGTAGTAATGGGGTAACACTTTGAACGTACAAATCAAGAATAATTATCCCATTGGTGGTATTATTGGAGTAATAAATGAAACTGCCTAAAATGTAAAGTTCTTACACATTTGAACACTATGTAAAAAAACACAAGACAAACAACTGGGGACATTTTTACAATTATGTTACATAAAAGTTAAAATCTTTATGACATATACAATGTATAAAACAGTATGATTACTGCTATTACTAATACCATTACGATTACCTAGTCTTCCCGCACACCAGTCCTCTTCTGGTGCCTTGTGGTGAAACAGAGCCCTCCCTCTCTGGCCACAGGGAGGGATCCAGCAGGAACCTGAGCCAAGAAAGGCTCCAAACCCTGGACCCTGCCTAAACCCACAGAGGGTGTGAGCCAAGCCGGGACCTCACAATCCCTCCTGCAATGCAGATACCCACTCACGGCAGAGGTTGGGTCCCTCTCTGGAAAACTGTAACAATTATtgcagaaatttgtttcttatgTTCCCAGACACATGGTGAAAGCTGGTCTGGAAGACTGATGTCCACATGCTAAGAGAAGCAGTCACTCAtgacacacacactgcacacaccacaccatgtgcacacgcacacacaccccacacacaccacactgtgtgcacacgcacacaaacCCCAGACACCAAACAGAACACACACcatgtgcacacgcacacacaccacacacacacacactgcacacacaccatgtgcacatgcacacacaccacacacactgcacacacaccacacacaccccacacccactgCACACAcaccatgtgcacacacacaccccacacagacaccacacacactgcacacacaccatgtgcagacacacaccccacagacaccacacactgcacacataccatgtgcacatgcacacacaccccacacccactgcacacaccacaccatgtgcacacacacaccccacacacagacaccacacacatcccacacacagacaccacacactgcacacacacaccccacacacactacAGACACACCACACGACACACACATGAACCTCACACACATTACAcagcaccacacacaccacaaacacacacacacaccacacacatacaatacacagacaccacacacaatacacaaactacacacccacaccacaaacaatgcacacacacaccacacacataatACACAGTACATCCAGCACACCAAACACGTATCACACACACGTCACACACCTACACCCCCACATACCCCACGGCATACATACAATCCTCACTTTTTGGAAATTAATTCAGTTTTTACAGAGCCtgaacagtaaaatattttattggcttTTGAACGAGCCAAGAAAATGCAGATAAATACACGTATGTAACCACAAGGGCACAAGTAGCACGATGGAAATCACAACAGGAGATTAAACACTGTAAATTGTTTAtcgttttaaaaaaaatgagtcttTCTCATTTTACTAGAAACTGTTTACCAGAGTAAACTAATGAGATTCTTACTGAGGTCAAAAGACTTTCTGGAAAAACTTCTCCTCGAAGAAACTGCACTGAAAACATCACCTCCATCGCGAAGTATTCCTTTAAGATGTTCTTGGTCCGTTTCCTGTCATGTGGAACTGAAAACATCACTCCCATCGTGAAGTATTCCTTTAAGAGGTTCTTCGTCCCTTTCCTGTCACGTGGAATTGccaattcaaattttaaaagtgactttgagatgtttttcatctattatttaaaaaatgttgaagtGGTTTTTAATTCTGCCTTCAACAGAGATTGACACGCCTCTGATTACGATGTAAAACTGAACACGTTACTCTGGCAGGCTTTCTCTTCTGCAGCGCAGCTGCCATCAGTATTAATAAGGATTGAA
It encodes:
- the LOC126951504 gene encoding double homeobox protein 4-like protein 4, producing the protein MAADRSGGCHPPPSSIAFTYTRAWGRGLPAPHVPCAPWTLPPGAFVGQGAGAVAPLQPSQAAQAAGISHPAPAGGDWDFSYAALATPEGALSHPQTPRGWPPRPSQWRGDRDAQHHSLPGPCSVGQPGPAGAEPQGQGVLAPPTSQGSPWWGWGQGPQVAGAAWEPQVGAAPPLGPAPPMASAGQEHMQVIRAPSPPLQEPGRSSALPCSLLDELLETPEFLQQGQPLLETEAPTELQDVGEPALLEPLLLSEEEYRALLEEL